A segment of the Halococcus hamelinensis 100A6 genome:
GGGCTGGTATCCCAACGCGTGTCGTGCCTTCTCGATGCTGCAGTTCGGGCTGTGCGCGATGTGGTCCCACGTCGCCTCCGCCTCCTCGTCCGAGACCCGTTCGCGCCACTCCTCCCACGGGAGATACGAGAGGTCCGCCGACTGGCCGAACCATCCGGCGACCGCCTCGGCATACCCTCTGAGCGTCAGTGCTGCTGGTGAAACCACGTGGAAGCTCTCCCCGACGGCCCGGCTCCAGTTGTTCAGCGCCGCCTCGAAGGCCTGTGCGACGTCGTCGGCGTGGACGTGGTGGACGGTTTCCAAACCCAGGTTCGGCAACGCGAGTTCTTCGCCGTTCGCCAGCCGCTCGAACACCTCCGGGGAGAAGTGACCCGCCGGATTGAGGGGGTCCCACCCCGGACCAACGATGTGGCCCGGGTGGAGAATCGTCACTGGGAAGCCATCACGTCGGGCGACGTCCAGCAGGTAGGATTCGATCTCGGCCTTCTTGCGCCCGTACTCGCCGAAGGGCTCCCTGGGCTGGTCCTCGGTCGTGGGGACCTCCGTGCTCGGGCCGTGAACCCAGATCGTTCCACAGTGGAGCAGGTGCTGGACTTCCCCATCGAGCGCCCGAACCAACTGCTCCGCGCTCTCGGGTTCGAAGCAGATGAGGTCGATGACGACGTCGGGCCGGAGGTCGCGAATCCGCTCGCCGAACGTCCCCTCCGCCTCGGCGGCCTCGCGGTCGATCGAGACGCGCTCGACTTGCGCCCACGAGCCGGGCGACCGGTAGGGTTCGCTCTCGCCCCGGGTCACGGACACGACCTCGTGACCCGCAGCAAGCAATCGTGGCACGAGATATGACCCGATGTGGCCGGTGGCCCCGATGACGACGGTACGCATGCCGTAGACGTTCGGTGGCGACTATCATACGCTTTCGCATACTGACAATTCGGTTGGCCGGGTCCCGATCGGAAGGTAGGAGGTCACTACTCCACCGTTCGATACGACCGATTCGGCGTCGACGTGGTCGATACGGGAAACGAGGTCGAGATCCAGTTCCGAACGGGGATGCCGATGGGACGAACGACCTGCGATCTCTGTTCTCAGCGAGATCTCGGATGTGGTTCGCTTCCGACCCCGATCGGACCGCTCCCCTGGTCGTCCATGGGACCCGTATTTGCCGGCTCCACGTGACGTCGTCGTC
Coding sequences within it:
- a CDS encoding NAD-dependent epimerase/dehydratase family protein, coding for MRTVVIGATGHIGSYLVPRLLAAGHEVVSVTRGESEPYRSPGSWAQVERVSIDREAAEAEGTFGERIRDLRPDVVIDLICFEPESAEQLVRALDGEVQHLLHCGTIWVHGPSTEVPTTEDQPREPFGEYGRKKAEIESYLLDVARRDGFPVTILHPGHIVGPGWDPLNPAGHFSPEVFERLANGEELALPNLGLETVHHVHADDVAQAFEAALNNWSRAVGESFHVVSPAALTLRGYAEAVAGWFGQSADLSYLPWEEWRERVSDEEAEATWDHIAHSPNCSIEKARHALGYQPRYTSLQAVRESVARLVENGTVETDPLS